The window TGAACCTCCATGGATGAGGCAAGACACGGTTCTTTCAGGACGTCTGAACCTCCATGGATGAGGCAAGACACGGTTTTCTCAGGACGTCTGAACCTCCATGGGTGAGGCAAGACACGGTTCTCTCAGGACGTCTGAACCTCCATGGATGAGGCAAGACACGGTTCTTTCAGGACGTCTGAACCTCCATGGGTGAGGCAAGACACGGTTTTCTCAGGACGTCTGAACCTCCATGGGTGAGGCAAGACACGGTTCTCTCAGGACGTCTGAACCTCCATGGGTGAGGCAAGACACGGTTCTCTCAGGACGTCTGAACCTCCATGGGTGGGGCAAGACACGGTTCTCTCCCTTTTGCTGTATTTCTCATCCATTTTGCAGAGGAAAAATCGCTGAGAAGAGATTATCAGAAGTATTGCCTTCACGAAACTCTCTCTACTTTCGTACGCTCTTaactaaattaaaaaatatatattttttgctcTCATCCTAAGTGCTCCGGGATGAGAAATGCTGCATATCACTCCTGGCACAAACATGGCACTACCTACGGCACTTACTAACTACGGCACTTATTAGGTTGTTTATTTCGACACCAATAATGAGAACACCTTGAACAAGTTAACATATCGTTttcatttatattatatatatatatatatatatatatatatatatatatatatatatatatatatatgctggtgCTACCACATCTTCAGGCTGGTGCTACCACATCTTCAGTTTGGTGCTACCACATCTTCAGGCTGGTGCTACCACATCTTCAGGCTGGTGCTACCACATCTTCAGTTTGGTGCTACCACATCTTCAGGCTGGTGCTACCACATCTTCAGGCTGGTGCTACCACATCTTCAGTTTGGTGCTACCACATCTTCAGTTTGGTGCTACCACATCTTCAGGCTGGTGCTACCACATCTTCAGGCTGGTGCTACCACATCTTCAGGCTGGTGCTACCACATCTTCAGTTTGGTGCTACCACATCTTCAGGCTGGTGCTACCACATCTTCAGGCTGGTGCTACCACATCTTCAGTTTGGTGCTACCACATCTTCAGTTTGGTGCTACCACATCTTCAGGCTGGTGCTACCACATCTTCAGGCTGGTGCTACCACATCTTCAGGCTGGTGCTACCACATCTTCAGTTTGGTGCTACCACATCTTCAGGCTGGTGCTACCACATCTTCAGGCTGGTGCTACCACATCTTCAGGTTGGTGCTACCACATCTTCAGGCTGGTGCTACCACATCTTCAGGCTGGTGCTACCACATCTTCAGGCTGGTGCTACCACATCTTCAGGCTGGTGCTACCACATCTTCAGGCTGGTGCTACCACATCTTCAGGCTGGTGCTACCACATCTTCAGGCTGGTGCTACCACATCTTCAGGCTGGTGCTACCACATCTTCAGGCTGGTGCTACCACATCTTCAGGCTGGTGCTACCacatcttcatatatatatatatatatatatatatacatacacacatatacatatataatgctAAAAGTTGTTATTATCACGTAGGCAGATAACTTTTCAGGCACACTAACTCTTATTTGTTCTCCACCTGTAAGAAGGTATCTTCAGTTTGGTGCTACCACATCTTCAGGCTGGTGCTACCACATCTTCAGGCTGGTGCTACCACATCTTCAGGCTGGTGCTACCACATCTTCAGGCTGGTGCTACCACATCTTCAGGCTGGTGCTACCACATCTTCAGGCTGGTGCTACCACATCTTCAGGCTGGTGCTACCACATCTTCAGGCTGGTGCTACCACATCTTCAGGCTGGTGCTACCACATCTTCAGGCTGGTGCTACCACATCTTCAGGCTGGTGCTACCACATCTTCAGGCTGGTGCTACCACATCTTCAGGCTGGTGCTACCACATTGCTGGATGGAAGAAGACAGGGAAGCCCGGTGTAAAGATATGCTTCATCACATCATTGGTCTGGACACGTTACCACACGTTAGTACGTGGTCCTAGCCAGACCTTATCTCTGATATTAATTAAGCCAGGCCTTGACCTAGCAGACGTTTCTAGGAGAAGGCGACGTGGTCCTAGGCCAGGCAGAGGCGAAGGTGTTGAAGCTGGGCGGTGGCCTCCAGCATGGGCGTGATCCTGGGTTTGCATGGGCGTGATGAgtggtcctgggtgtggtgacgCCCACACTCTGGTGGGCGGAAGACCGACACACAAAGGCTTTACGTTGCGGATACAGAGCGAATATAGTAAGTTGGGCGGACAGAGGGCGGTGGGCGACGTGTGAACACAGGCTGGTGGGCGGACGCACAATGGGCGGATGCATGAGCAGCGGGCGGGTAGTAGGGCGTCAGTGGgtgacgggcggcacatgtgggCGGCAGTGAGCAGACATAAGACAGTGGGcgggacaccaccaccaccaggcaacagTGGGCGGAACAGCAACGGTGAAGGAGggcggtgtgggcgtgggtgtgggcgGCCCCTGCCCCTGCTGGTGGCCCCGTGGGCGGCGTGGGCGGTGTGGGCGGCCAGGCTGGGCTTGCGGACTACAGCGGGCCGCTCTGGGCCGCACACTTTACAAGTCtgtacaagaacaacaacaacaaaacaacacaacGCTTAAAGTTATGATCACAGATCAGACTATATCCCAAGTTCGTCCCTTGGAGGAACGCGTGGCGCCCGGCGAGTTTGCGTCGGGCGCTGCTGCGTCGGGCGCTGCTGCGTCGGGCGCTGCTGCGTCGGGCGCTGCTGCGTCGGGCGAGGCATCACAGTCAACCATCACTCTCCCCAGCTGTGGCGGCTCTTGCAGCGGGAACAACGTTACGCACACCCGCACTCTTCGACCACCATGCGGGGCACGTCTCGCTTGATGATGTTCGAGATCTCGTCGAGATAGATGAGAGACATGGGCGAGAGCTTTGTGGGGGCGCAGCACTGCGTCAGCGCTCCGGGAGGACGGTGCCGGCTGACTTCCTCCAGCATCTGCGAATAAAAATGGGTGAAGGAGTCGGGGGTGCGGAAAACACTGGCACATGAGCCTTTGCAGTAGTTGGCATTATAGCCGCTGGGCGCTATGATCCAGTCATCCCAGCCCAGTTCTCTGAAGGAAATATAAAGATTCTGCTTGCAACACATTTTGGTGTCTTTATCACACTGGAGCGCGCGGCGGGAGAGGCGTCTCGAGGGTGTGGGGACGGTATGTACTACTAGGAAAGGCCTATGGGATGCCTCCGCACGCCGAGACCCAGGCTTGTGCGCTCCCTTGTGCTTGCGCGGCGTAAACAGCGCCGCTTCCAGCTCCCCGCTGCAGCTGCTACAGTCTACTAGCAGCCGTAGACGCTCTCCAGGCCTGGCGAACCACCGCTGCACTGCCGAAGTCACCTCAAGGCGACGCCACCCGACCCTCGGGCTGGTCACATGAAGAGACGATACCATTTCCGCCGACGGATTCTGTAATGACAAATATATGAGTTATCCACTGTTAACTGACTGATGGCGCAGTAACACCAGTCGTCCCTCAGTCACTGTTAACTGACTGATGGCGCAGTAACACCAGTCGTCCCTCAGTCACTGTTAACTGACTGATGGCGCAGCAACACTAGTCGTCCCTCAGTCACTGTTAACTGACTGATGGCACAGTAACACCAGTCGTCCCTCAGTCACTGTTAACTGACTGATGGCGCAGTAACACCAGTCGTCCCTCAGTCACTGTTAACTGACTGATGGCACAGTAACACCAGTCGTCCCTCAGTCACTGTTAACTGACTGATGGCACAGTAACACCAGTCGTCCCTCAGTCACTGTTAActgactgatgacacagtaacaccagtcGCCCCTCAGTCACTGTTAACTGActgataacacagtaacaccagtcGCCCCTCAGTCAACACTGTTTAAGCATCAATTTCAAAACCTGGGAAATGAGAACAAATAATGTTTGACCTATGAAAGGCGATGGTAGCCCCAGAGGTAACAGCAGGACAAGATATACAACTGTGGAAGTAATCACTATCCTAACGATCTTATCCTACCTTATACAGCCTCGCTGGTTAATTTGTGGACAAAATCCATATGTAAAAGTAGGTCCAAACTCACAAGTATTACAAAATGCTCATTATTACACCGCAGTCTGTCCTCCGGTTTCATTATCACCGCATAATAccctgactagaacaatacacaaataacctgcacataggtttcagtccaagtcggaccaaaacgttgtcaaaagcttcattctcctatgtgcggctaATTGTCGCGTGCGTATTTCTGCATCAGTGTAGTTTTAATAAAAAGAGTGCACATTTATTATTCTtgtttagggtaggttaggtaaatgtataataataataattaggttaCTGTCCCAGGcttccgcttggccgatttcatgggactgagaaattacctgggtggtctAAATTGGAACGACCTACTATGGGTCAGGTAAGTGGTGTTGGTTGCTAATATGAcgcttttcagagcatagttccagCTGCCCAGATAACTTACGTTCcaagtaaggaaattagatcaaccaaaagtgatcccaaatggatagACAATGTTTAtcacattggtcaaaagagaagcatatataggcatatcaaaagagtggatgggcagttaagcaatcaatatattcaagaaaagagagaaataaaaagggaataagaaaaggtaaatagagattatgagactggtgtgggtcgcatcctgggacaaaactgacctaattttcccgaaatgctctgcataacaagcggctttctatatagtagtatgtcattgatgtcagctaggactgtataccttgtacagtcactgcacaccacttgtagtaaataaagatatgattattattattattattattattattattattattattattgttgttgttgttgttgttgttgttgttgttgttgttgttgttgttgttgttgttgttgtaaaagtaagattagggataaGATTGGTCTGctcaaaagtaactcaggtcagatcactgacagtgattaggaaatgtgtgaaatttttaactcttatttcctccccgtttttatgcaggaagataccagcaaaattccagaaataataaattatgtagaacaggacgataataaactgcacCATTAGGGTAAatagtgacatgatcctcagacaaatagagaaatttaaacctaacaaatccccaggtcctaatgaactgtttgcaagggttttaaaggaatgtaaagaggagcttagcaatcCTTTTGCtagtctttttaacatatcactacaaactggcatagtgccagacaagtaaaaaatggcaaatgcaatacctatttacaaagcaggagacaggtccatagcttcgaactatagtgggaaaatttatgaattCAGTacttgccgaggcaattcgtaaccatcttgaaaggcataaattgattaatgaatctcaacacggttttacaaaggggcgttcctgtcttacgaatttactaactttttctcaccaaggtatttgaggaggtagatcatggtaataaacatgatactgtgtatatggacttcagtaaggcttctgatagagttccacatcagacgttattgaggaaaattaaggcacatggaataggatgAGAATTTTTTCCTAGGAATAGGCATGGTTGACAGTTAAGCAAtagagagtttgcatcaatggggaAAAATCAGAGCGGGGCCGCATCACAAGTGGTGtttcacagggatcagtgttgggccctttgttgttcacattttatataaacgacattgatgagagAACAAATAGCTACATAAGCAAGTTTGTTGATAACACCAAAATAAGgcgcctaattcattctaatgaggacactagagcactccaggatgatctgaTTATACTGATGCAGCGgtttccgaccactgcatcagtctggacagtaaaataaccatgccacatataaactaaataatgttgatcttaatattactgattgcgaaaaggatttaggagttctggttagcagtaatctaaaaccatgaCAATAGTGCGTAAGTGCTtgcaataaagcaaacagaatccttggcttcatatcaaggagcataaataataggagtcctcaggttgttcttcaactctatatatccgtgttgaggcctcatttagattatgctgcacagttctggtcgccTTTTTACAGAAAACTGGAAAATGTACCtgggaggatgacaaagttgatcccatatatcagaaatcttcccaaggaagatagactgaggccctgaatctacactctctagaaaggcaaagaattaggggggatgtaactgaggtgtataaatggaaacttggaataaataaagggaatgtaaatagcgtgctaaaaatgtcTACtcaagataggactcgcagcaatggttttaagttggaaaaatccagattcaggaaggatataggaaagtactggtttgggaatagagttgtggatgagtggaacaaagtcccgagtaccgtcagagaacctaagacgttgtgtagttttaaaaataggttagttaaatacatgagtgggtgtgggtgggtgtgagatgaacctgactagcttgtgctaaaaggtctgatgccgtgatccttccttaagtgaatataacctgacctgactaggtgggtcattggtttaagccgggaggtgacttagaaccgcctcgcatgggccattaggcctgctgcaatgttccttttttcttatgttcttatatttccATATAATTCCCGGACAGTAAAGAAAATGTGTGAGACAGTGACGGCTTACATGAAACATGGTTCTCGTGTTTCTCAACGAAACGCAACACATGTTCAAGGTTTCTCATTGATGATATAATCAGCATACGATGAGAGAAGGAATTCTCTTTCAAGTCGTCGCTTAGAGGATTCGTCAGATGTTTACTGAGGAGCCCAGCTCTCGCAACACTGAAGTAATTCATCAGAAGTTTACTGAGGAACCCAGTTCTTGCAACAAtgaagtaaaccatacccccggccgggattgaacccgcggtcatagagtctcaaaactccagcccgtcgcgttaaccactagaccagctagccacaataagattcatccaactaggtatatttctacaccataggaaagttagcacaggcacctctgtgaccacaaatgcaagtttttacagacgaatctccagctagcgtggccgtgacgaactctagctcaagtcccttcactgccgtcaacatgacttaagaaatcgtaatgacacgattgcaaataaaccatacccccggccgggattgaacccgcggtcatagagtctcaaaactccagcacgTCGCgctcccggccgggggtatggtttatttgcaatcgtgtcattacgatttcttaagtcaacaaTGAAGTAATTCATCAAAACTTTACTGAGAAACACAGCTCTGGCGACACTGTAGTAATTCGTCTAAGGTCTACTGAGGAACCCAGCTCTAGCGACAACGTAACACTATGAAAGAATTAGACTTAAGCTGTAATAGGACTGCAGGGATACAGAGGTCGTTCTGGTTTTTCTTATCAGACAATATTTTGTTACCTATGTGGGTTTacacttcaccttcactccactCTTGAAACTGGAAAATGTTTCATCATTTATGGAAACTTACAGCTGTTACTGTGATGTTTACAATCTTGTATCCTCGCTGGACTTAAATTTGGCAACCAGCAAATATTTAGCCAAACAGTACGTAACTCAACGTCTGTTTTGTCACTTTCCATAAGGTCCTCCAGTCATTGCTTATTAGAAGAAGAAAAATTCTTTTTAGTTGGCCGCAGTCTAACCTGGCAGGTTAGACTGCGGTCAACCATCAGTGAGGGTTTAGGAAGGAGTTGACGTTGTAGTTGAAGCTACAGTCAACTCCTGCTTTATGGGAACTGGTCCATCTCTCTACAGCTGAGTACTAACTTTACCGTGATTACTGTAACGCAGTATCACTCTTGAGAGTGCCTGAGTCTGTTCATAAGCTTTAAATACAGGACAATGAAGACTTACACCAGTATCACCAGTGAAACTGAAGACttacaccaggatcaccagtgaaactgaagacttacaccaggatcaccagtgaagATGAAGACTTACACCAGCCTCACTAGTGAAGATGTAGACTTACACCAGCCTCACTAGTGAAGATGTAGACTTACACCAGCCTCACTAGTGAAGATGTAGACTTACACCAGCCTCACTAGTGAAGATGTAGACTTACACCAGCCTCACTAGTGAAGATGTAGACTTACACCAGCCTCACTAGTGAAGATGTAGACTTACACCAGCCTCACTAGTGAAGATGTAGACTTACACCAGCCTCACTAGTGAAGATGTAGACTTACACCAGCCTCACTAGTGAAGATGTAGACTTACACCAGCCTCACTAGTGAAGATGTAGACTTACACCAGCCTCACTAGTGAAGATGTAGACTTACACCAGCCTCACTAGTGAAGATGTAGACTTACACCAGCCTCACTAGTGAAGATGTAGACTTACACCAGCCTCACTAGTGAAGATGTAGACTTACACCAGCCTCACTAGTGAAGATGTAGACTTACACCAGCCTCACTAGTGAAGATGTAGACTTACACCAGCCTCACTAGTGAAGATGTAGACTTACACCAGCCTCACTAGTGAAGATGTAGACTTACACCAGCCTCACTAGTGAAGATGTAGACTTACACCAGCCTCACTAGTGAAGATGTAGACTTACACCAGCCTCACTAGTGAAGATGTAGACTTACACCAGCCTCACTAGTGAAGATGTAGACTTACACCAGCCTCACTAGTGAAGATGTAGACTTACACCAGCCTCACTAGTGAAGATGTAGACTTACACCAGCCTCACTAGTGAAGATGTAGACTTACACCAGCCTCACTAGTGAAGATGTAGACTTACACCAGCCTCACTAGTGAAGATGTAGACTTACACCAGCCTCACTAGTGAAGATGTAGACTTACACCAGCCTCACTAGTGAAGATGTAGACTTACACCAGCCTCACTAGTGAAGATGTAGACTTACACCAGCCTCACTAGTGAAGATGTAGACTTACACCAGCCTCACTAGTGAAGATGTAGACTTACACCAGCCTCACTAGTGAAGATGTAGACTTACACCAGCCTCACTAGTGAAGATGTAGACTTACACCAGCCTCACTAGTGAAGATGTAGACTTACACCAGCTTCACCAGTAATATCATAACTTCGGAAGCCGGACTATCTTACGGTCTAGAGGCCGTTACTTAGATAACGACTCGAGTACATGCTAGTCCTGCCATATCTAGCCTACAGTGGACTGAATATCAAATAACTATCCATTTTGCGCAGTTCAATTTACAAGGTAGGAGCCGTTATCTTATTCAGCTCAGTTACATGTTAAAATCTGTTATCCTAAGTTTATTCAAGTCCAACCTTTATCTAAGGTATACAAccgcccccaggatgccacccacaacagccgGCTAACACTCAGGAACCTCCTGAcatttaggtgaacagggacagcaggagtAAGGAAACATACCTAACGTTTCTACCCGTGCCGGAGATCAAACCCTGGACCCTCAGTAATACACTGCATGTcactatacatacatacaaatatatatatatatatatatatatatatatatatatatatatatatatatatatatatatatatgtatatacctaatgattttaatgaaaattaaataaaaaaaaatgtttttaaatTAACTGTTAACTGATAATTTGTTGGTTTTAAAACTGAATTTAAATCACGTCGAATTATAATTGAAAATTAAATATTTATCGTTTAGATGATGGTTCACTACAAACCGAAACACTACATGGGTTCTATGCCCAACTTGAGAGGTGTCCTCTAGTGGATCACGGAACACCTGTGGTCTCACCTGATATGTTCCCTGTACAGGAACACGGAACACCTGTGATCTCACCTGACGGGTGTCCTCTAGAGGAACACGGAACACCCACAGCTTGGGTCTGGGACGACTAGCGTCGTGGTGACGTACTCCGACAGGTCGCCTTACGTACACCCACAACACGGCCTCCGTCACCCGTAAGGAACCCACGTCAGCGTCGCTCTGGGTGAACTCCAGCAGTGTATGGTTGTTAAGCTGCGGACCTGGAGGAACAACCAATATGTTGGTACTATCCTTACACCATCAGTTACCGTTATTACACTATTACTACTGACGATCATACTgtctgatgatactgatgatgatactgtctgatgatactgatgatgataatgatgatgatattgatgataaagTCTAATGATACTGATGATGGTACTGTTTGAAGATACTGATGATGATACTCTCTGATGACACTGATGATGATACTgtctgatgatactgatgattaTACAgtctgatgatactgatgatgttactttttgatgacactgatgatgatactgtctgatgatactgatgattaTACAgtctgatgatactgatgatgatactatctgatgatactgatgatgatactatctgatgatactgatgatgatactatctgatgataatgatgatgatactatctgatgatactgatgatactgtttgATGAAACTGACGATGAAACTCTCTGGCgatactgatgatgatactaATGAAGATACTGTCTGATGATATTGATGATCATACAGTCTGATGATACTTATGATGTTACGttctgatgatactgatgatgatactgtctgatgatactgatgatgatactgatgatgatactgatgatgatactgtctgatgatactgatgatgatactgatgatgatactgatgatgatactgtctgatgatactgatgatgataatgaaaaTACAATCATTCTTAAACATGAAC is drawn from Cherax quadricarinatus isolate ZL_2023a chromosome 2, ASM3850222v1, whole genome shotgun sequence and contains these coding sequences:
- the LOC128706284 gene encoding inhibin beta B chain, which translates into the protein MSNTARRLRLVAAALLALLARPTWARPEAPTEARRCPNCVHPRLGPDATALETLRIEGIKQQILSKLGLRTKPNVTTSIPREVLLETLYRSEEDRELLQQQQQQQQQQQEQQTELQQQQQSHEEIFEDDYYAKTSEIISFAEPGPQLNNHTLLEFTQSDADVGSLRVTEAVLWVYVRRPVGVRHHDASRPRPKLWVFRVPLEDTRQNPSAEMVSSLHVTSPRVGWRRLEVTSAVQRWFARPGERLRLLVDCSSCSGELEAALFTPRKHKGAHKPGSRRAEASHRPFLVVHTVPTPSRRLSRRALQCDKDTKMCCKQNLYISFRELGWDDWIIAPSGYNANYCKGSCASVFRTPDSFTHFYSQMLEEVSRHRPPGALTQCCAPTKLSPMSLIYLDEISNIIKRDVPRMVVEECGCA